One window of the Vigna radiata var. radiata cultivar VC1973A chromosome 1, Vradiata_ver6, whole genome shotgun sequence genome contains the following:
- the LOC111241363 gene encoding uncharacterized protein LOC111241363 has translation MVNTPTPPPDPTSILSSSSRPPSETATPFTDPDSAGDGDDVDPPLHDRPWIEPYGKGFIPSRIASQPITRIIKQQYLTPWPTWGAIPIDDRKPFWERFKVNNTLN, from the exons ATGGTTAATACCCCCACTCCTCCCCCTGACCCTACTTCTATACTTTCATCATCTTCTAGACCGCCTTCTGAGACTGCCACACCATTTACTGATCCAGATTCAgctggtgatggtgatgatgttgacccgcccctccatgatcgaccatggattgagccatatggaaaagg GTTTATTCCATCCAGGATTGCTTCCCAGCCCATCACACGAATCATCAAGCAACAGTATTTGACTCCATGGCCTACTTGGGGAGCCATACCTATAGACGACAGAAAGCCATTCTGGGAGC